One window of the Dreissena polymorpha isolate Duluth1 chromosome 5, UMN_Dpol_1.0, whole genome shotgun sequence genome contains the following:
- the LOC127880567 gene encoding antiviral innate immune response receptor RIG-I-like, producing MIDLLLENRPAGRDTQAYNNWTADLEKRAQLSSVHDPQMSRDISACAVYLNVYNSAIEVSNLLQITDVARYLAERHSRGAEGHNKHSKMEKKLFDKLKDVQKNLIKLRNDKDAANPNVQTVSERLQTMILEKGDASRAIVFVKARASCHALAQFLETDLRRIGARVSPFYGQQTKLADEGMTESAQNEILQTFRDGYFKVMVSTSVGTEGIDVPDCNIVINYNYSGNEITMIQMKGRSRKKGATITVMGDDKLLEQEEINAYKANMMYKAIEELNKSDLRIGQKVKNFQADEMQKHRTKIEYEKAKTSRRSLVDLEIMCRHCSAFACLVSNVRKIGKHHFVVDKDFPSKVTTMPHKNPKKYDQFDKKLKMNCKKCPWEWGVVSDRDGFYYYTLKLTSFKMKNTLTGVISQYKQWLDVPYEVPEIGLDDIPKLYQNETEASVSGQ from the exons ATGATCGATTTGCTGTTAGAAAACCGTCCCGCTGGAAGGGATACACAGGCGTACAACAATTGGACAGCGGACCTTGAAAAGCGTGCTCAGCTTTCTAGCGTACATGATCCGCAAATGTCACGGGATATCAGTGCATGCGCAGTATATTTAAAT GTGTATAACTCGGCGATAGAAGTCAGCAATCTACTTCAAATCACAGATGTAGCCAGGTATCTTGCAGAGAGGCACAGTCGAGGAGCGGAGGGCCATAATAAACATTCCAAAATGGAAAAGAAGTTGTTTGACAAATTGAAAG ACGTACAGAAGAATTTAATAAAGCTGAGAAACGACAAAGATGCCGCAAATCCAAACGTGCAGACTGTGAGCGAACGGCTTCAGACGATGATTTTAGAAAAGGGAGACGCATCACGTGCGATTGTATTTGTAAAGGCAAGAGCTTCATGCCACGCGCTAGCCCAATTTTTGGAAACCGATCTTAGAAGAATCGGTGCTCGGGTCAGTCCATTTTATGGTCAGCAAACCAAGTTGGCAGATGAAG GTATGACTGAAAGTGCTCAGAATGAAATACTGCAGACATTTCGGGACGGTTATTTCAAGGTGATGGTATCTACGTCAGTGGGTACAGAGGGCATTGACGTTCCGGATTGCAACATCGTCATCAACTACAACTATTCTGGGAATGAAATCACCATGATTCAAATGAAAG GTCGAAGCAGAAAGAAAGGAGCAACAATTACTGTAATGGGGGATGATAAGCTATTGGAACAAGAAGAGATTAACGCGTATAAAGCAAACATGATGTATAAAGCTATTGAGGAGCTTAATAAAAGTGATTTACGCATTGGGCAAAAAGTTAAGAATTTTCAAGCTGATGAAATGCAGAAACACCGGACCAAAATCGAGTACGAAAAGGCAAAGACAAGTAGAAGAAGTCTCGTTGACCTTGAAATTATGTGTCGGCATTGTAGTGCATTTGCATGTTTGGTTTCTAATGTTCGAAAGATCGGAAAACATCATTTTGTTGTAGATAAGGATTTTCCATCAAAGGTTACGACAATGCCTCATAAGAATCCAAAGAAATATGATCAATTTGACAAGAAGCTTAAAATGAATTGCAAAAAGTGTCCATGGGAATGGGGTGTAGTTTCCGACCGAGATGGTTTCTACTATTACACCTTGAAGCTTACGTCGTTCAAGATGAAGAATACCCTAACTGGTGTCATTTCGCAATATAAGCAGTGGCTGGACGTGCCATATGAAGTACCAGAAATAGGATTGGACGATATACCTAAATTATATCAGAATGAGACTGAAGCAAGTGTATCTGGCCAATGA